A genomic stretch from Anaerolinea thermophila UNI-1 includes:
- a CDS encoding MarR family winged helix-turn-helix transcriptional regulator, with the protein MKKFPFPETLDFILHQVCHLHHHRVRQVFESLGLYRGQPPILRMLWDEEGLTHNELAARLNVTPATMSRTLQRMEKAGFLVRKPDPADQRVSRVYLTEHGRAVQEQVQQSIQRIEEETFAGFSAEELPVLRSFLERIRENLWRATGEKELH; encoded by the coding sequence ATGAAAAAATTCCCCTTCCCCGAAACGCTGGACTTTATTCTGCATCAGGTGTGCCACCTGCACCATCACCGCGTGAGGCAGGTGTTTGAGAGTTTGGGACTGTACCGCGGACAGCCGCCCATCCTGCGCATGTTGTGGGACGAAGAAGGGCTGACGCACAACGAACTGGCGGCGCGCCTCAACGTCACCCCCGCCACCATGTCGCGCACGCTTCAGCGCATGGAGAAGGCGGGCTTCCTGGTGCGCAAGCCCGACCCCGCAGATCAGCGCGTTTCGCGCGTGTACCTCACCGAACACGGGCGGGCGGTGCAGGAACAGGTTCAGCAGTCCATTCAGCGCATTGAAGAAGAGACGTTTGCCGGCTTCAGCGCTGAGGAATTGCCCGTCCTGCGCAGTTTTCTGGAGCGCATCCGCGAGAACCTCTGGCGCGCCACCGGCGAAAAAGAACTGCATTGA
- a CDS encoding ABC transporter ATP-binding protein yields MSNSSMNSKDLIIVKNLKKYFPVRAGVFQRVVAHVKAVDDVSFTIKEGECLGLVGESGCGKTTVGRTMLRLTEPTAGSVFYEGTDIFKLKGRDLKAMRRNIQIIFQDPYASLDPRMPIGESVMEGLKIHNIGNPKERFDIAIDTLRKVGLEDYHARRYPHEFSGGQRQRIGIARALALRPKFIVCDEPVSALDVSIQSQVLNILKDLQQEFGLTYLFIAHNLSVVEHISQRVAVMYLGKMVELADRDELFRNPLHPYTQALMSAIPIPDPNIKRERIILKGDVPSPLNPPAGCRFNPRCPVAMEHCKVEEPPFKEVSPSHWVACWRVG; encoded by the coding sequence ATGAGCAATTCAAGTATGAACAGCAAAGATTTGATCATCGTCAAGAACCTGAAGAAATACTTCCCGGTTCGCGCGGGGGTGTTCCAGCGTGTGGTGGCGCACGTCAAAGCCGTGGATGATGTGTCCTTCACCATCAAAGAGGGCGAATGTCTCGGTCTGGTGGGCGAATCGGGTTGCGGTAAAACCACCGTGGGGCGCACCATGCTGAGGCTGACTGAACCGACGGCGGGTTCGGTGTTCTACGAAGGGACGGATATCTTCAAACTCAAGGGGCGTGACCTGAAAGCCATGCGCCGCAACATTCAGATCATCTTCCAGGATCCGTACGCCTCGCTCGATCCGCGTATGCCCATCGGCGAGTCGGTGATGGAAGGGCTGAAGATTCACAACATCGGCAACCCCAAAGAACGCTTCGACATCGCCATTGACACCCTGCGCAAGGTGGGGCTGGAAGATTACCACGCTCGCCGCTACCCGCACGAGTTTTCCGGCGGTCAGCGTCAGCGCATCGGTATTGCCCGCGCGCTGGCACTGCGTCCCAAGTTCATCGTTTGCGATGAACCCGTCTCGGCGCTGGATGTGTCCATTCAGTCGCAAGTGCTTAACATTCTCAAAGATTTGCAACAGGAATTTGGCTTGACCTACCTGTTCATCGCTCACAACCTGAGCGTGGTAGAGCATATTTCTCAGCGCGTGGCGGTGATGTACCTGGGTAAGATGGTGGAACTGGCAGACCGCGATGAACTCTTCCGCAACCCCCTGCACCCTTACACGCAGGCGCTGATGTCCGCCATTCCTATTCCCGACCCGAACATCAAGCGCGAGCGCATCATCCTCAAGGGCGATGTGCCCAGCCCGCTCAATCCGCCTGCCGGGTGCCGCTTCAACCCGCGCTGTCCAGTGGCAATGGAGCACTGCAAGGTGGAAGAACCGCCCTTCAAGGAAGTCAGCCCGTCGCACTGGGTGGCTTGCTGGCGGGTGGGGTAA
- a CDS encoding phosphoribosyltransferase encodes MRREILTWNDVDQLIDHLIPQFEVEFDALVLITHGGLIPGGMLAEALKVNDIFIAAVDFPNELEAEKQRERARLLAWPKFLQFPDESLLRGRRILVVDDVWGSGRTMTAVKNRVTASGGIAYTCVLHFNPYRSLFGTLRPDYYAAITDAYIVYPWEIKRGPEAVLLRDF; translated from the coding sequence ATGCGCCGCGAGATTCTTACCTGGAATGATGTCGATCAACTGATTGACCACCTGATCCCGCAATTCGAAGTGGAGTTTGATGCGCTGGTGCTCATCACCCACGGCGGGTTGATTCCCGGGGGCATGCTGGCGGAAGCTCTGAAGGTCAACGATATCTTCATCGCCGCGGTGGATTTCCCTAACGAACTGGAAGCCGAAAAACAGCGCGAGCGGGCGCGCCTGCTGGCATGGCCCAAATTCCTGCAATTCCCCGATGAGAGCCTCTTGCGCGGACGGCGCATCCTGGTAGTGGATGATGTGTGGGGCTCCGGGCGCACCATGACGGCGGTGAAGAACCGTGTCACTGCCAGCGGGGGCATTGCCTACACCTGCGTCCTGCACTTCAACCCCTACCGCAGTCTTTTCGGCACCCTGCGCCCCGACTACTACGCCGCCATCACCGATGCCTATATCGTCTATCCCTGGGAAATCAAGCGCGGGCCGGAAGCCGTGCTCTTGCGCGATTTCTGA
- a CDS encoding ABC transporter ATP-binding protein: MNESTQNKPLLEVKNLKTYFFTEDGVVKAVDGVDFHVNQGEVLGLVGESGCGKSVTSLSIMRLLGVPGKVVDGEIYFAGQDLLKLPESEMVKMRGNRMSMIFQQPQSSLNPVFTVGDQVAEVLMIHQNLGKEAAWNRAVELLAMVGIPDPARKAKAFPHEMSGGQAQRVMIAMALALAPELLIADEPTTALDVTIQAQILDLIQEMREKLGTSVILITHDLGIIAEMAHRVAVMYAGRIVEEASVKELFENPMHPYTKGLIASIPILGKVTDRLEVIPGSVPNLINLPPGCRFAPRCRLREQYGLEICTRDEPELVEVKPGHKVRCWLYADKDDHRAPLSVA, translated from the coding sequence GTGAACGAATCCACTCAAAATAAACCTTTGCTCGAGGTCAAAAACCTCAAGACCTACTTCTTCACCGAAGACGGCGTGGTCAAAGCCGTGGATGGCGTGGATTTCCACGTCAATCAGGGTGAGGTGCTGGGTCTGGTTGGCGAATCGGGCTGTGGCAAAAGTGTGACCTCGCTCTCCATCATGCGCCTGCTGGGTGTGCCTGGCAAGGTGGTGGATGGCGAAATTTACTTCGCCGGTCAGGACTTGCTCAAACTGCCCGAGTCCGAAATGGTCAAGATGCGCGGCAACCGCATGTCCATGATCTTCCAGCAGCCGCAGTCCAGTTTGAACCCCGTCTTCACCGTGGGCGATCAGGTGGCGGAAGTGCTGATGATTCACCAGAACCTGGGCAAGGAAGCCGCCTGGAATCGCGCGGTGGAATTGCTGGCGATGGTAGGCATTCCTGATCCGGCGCGCAAAGCCAAAGCCTTCCCGCATGAGATGTCCGGTGGGCAGGCTCAGCGCGTGATGATTGCCATGGCGCTGGCGCTGGCTCCCGAACTGCTCATCGCCGATGAGCCCACCACCGCGCTGGACGTGACCATTCAGGCGCAAATTCTTGATCTGATTCAGGAAATGCGCGAGAAACTGGGCACTTCGGTGATTTTGATTACCCACGACCTGGGTATCATTGCCGAGATGGCGCACCGCGTGGCGGTGATGTACGCCGGGCGCATCGTCGAAGAAGCCAGCGTCAAGGAACTCTTCGAAAATCCCATGCACCCCTACACCAAGGGCTTGATTGCCTCCATCCCTATTCTGGGTAAGGTCACCGACCGCCTCGAGGTGATTCCGGGGAGCGTGCCCAACCTGATCAACCTGCCGCCGGGTTGCCGCTTTGCGCCGCGCTGTCGCCTGCGTGAACAGTATGGGCTGGAAATCTGCACCCGCGACGAACCTGAACTGGTGGAAGTCAAACCTGGTCACAAGGTGCGTTGCTGGCTGTATGCAGATAAAGATGACCACCGGGCGCCTTTGTCGGTAGCCTGA
- a CDS encoding ABC transporter permease gives MATKAATVSSESMRTVKEETPFAIVMRRFRKHRLAMISLGVMIFIFLVSLFAQQIAPFEPDEVDVNARFVAPGTTVQGKLHLFGTDNIGRDYFSRLLYAGRISLTVAVLSVLISELIGIVIGSISGFYGGWIDTILMRFVEFLLTIPSLPLLLIVSSMLIRNPDLIPIPDVVLNVLGKVMLLRPSDARQAVLIVIVLAGLGWLTSAQLMRGMILTLREQTFVEAARSLGASNTRIIFVHMIPNALAPIIVDASLALAGYIVAEASLSFLGFGIQDPIPTWGNMLSATQTYMYDRPWLPLIPGLPIFLCSLAFNYIGDGLRDALDPRLKQ, from the coding sequence ATGGCTACGAAAGCAGCAACAGTCAGTTCAGAATCGATGCGCACGGTCAAGGAGGAAACCCCCTTCGCCATTGTCATGCGGCGTTTCCGCAAACACCGCCTGGCGATGATCTCCCTGGGCGTGATGATTTTCATCTTTCTCGTCTCTCTCTTTGCTCAGCAAATTGCTCCCTTTGAACCGGACGAGGTGGATGTCAATGCCCGCTTTGTGGCTCCGGGTACGACCGTCCAGGGGAAACTGCACCTTTTTGGTACCGATAACATTGGGCGTGATTACTTCTCCCGCCTGCTGTATGCCGGACGTATTTCCCTCACGGTAGCAGTGCTCTCGGTGCTGATTTCCGAGTTGATTGGCATTGTCATTGGCTCTATCTCCGGCTTTTACGGCGGCTGGATTGATACCATCCTGATGCGCTTTGTGGAGTTCCTGCTCACCATTCCCAGTTTGCCACTTCTGCTCATCGTTTCCTCGATGCTCATTCGCAACCCTGACTTGATTCCCATCCCGGATGTGGTGCTGAATGTGTTGGGGAAAGTCATGCTTCTGCGTCCCAGCGATGCTCGTCAGGCAGTGCTGATCGTTATTGTGCTGGCAGGCTTGGGCTGGCTCACCTCGGCGCAGTTAATGCGCGGCATGATTCTCACCCTGCGCGAGCAAACCTTTGTGGAAGCGGCGCGCTCGTTGGGCGCTTCCAACACCCGCATCATCTTTGTGCACATGATTCCCAACGCGCTGGCGCCCATCATCGTGGATGCTTCGCTGGCTCTGGCGGGTTATATCGTCGCGGAGGCTTCGCTGTCCTTCCTGGGCTTTGGCATTCAAGATCCCATCCCCACCTGGGGAAACATGCTCTCCGCCACGCAAACCTACATGTACGACCGCCCGTGGCTCCCGCTGATTCCCGGCTTGCCCATCTTCCTGTGCTCGCTGGCGTTCAACTACATCGGCGATGGCTTGCGGGATGCGCTGGATCCGCGCCTGAAACAATAA
- a CDS encoding response regulator: MALRRILVVDDARDVGRMVQEALRSAYKGVPVVYAPSAEEAMLETSTMAVDLMIVDIRLPGMSGFDLVRRVRARQPEMQVIMITGLSPDENLKQMSAEVGAARLLSKPISIADLLSAVEEVVGVKGADLSLPAAKERKTTPRKSKTSELPPAVEIPAPPVEVPEAPLPSLSEVLANLRGSLGAYSVVLLDDAGHITARAGEWMPDQPEEHIVPAVLAAVSAVEKLGRQVLDGHASNALFVQGAQVQVVAAPVGRFTLVVYLRNGAGTLRLALAVEEILAAQTQIAETLERMGILIKPVTSTLTPPVEEASAAVGMSGLESPMEEVLAEETPVDLKGLEELLAKPEEVLPPVDADSFWDAVVEEKGEIKVNPDSLSFEEARKLGLLPPEDAEPQA, from the coding sequence ATGGCATTAAGACGCATCCTTGTGGTGGATGACGCCCGCGATGTGGGCAGAATGGTGCAGGAAGCCTTGCGTTCGGCGTACAAGGGGGTTCCGGTGGTGTATGCGCCATCCGCCGAGGAAGCCATGCTGGAAACGTCCACCATGGCTGTAGATTTAATGATTGTGGATATTCGTCTGCCGGGCATGTCGGGCTTTGACCTGGTGCGGCGGGTGCGTGCCCGTCAGCCGGAGATGCAGGTCATCATGATTACCGGCTTGAGTCCGGATGAAAACCTCAAGCAGATGAGCGCCGAGGTGGGCGCGGCGCGTTTGCTGAGCAAGCCCATCAGCATTGCCGATTTACTCAGCGCGGTGGAAGAGGTGGTAGGGGTGAAAGGCGCAGATTTGTCTTTACCGGCGGCTAAAGAGCGCAAAACCACCCCGCGCAAGAGCAAAACCAGCGAACTGCCGCCCGCCGTGGAAATCCCCGCGCCGCCGGTGGAAGTGCCTGAAGCGCCACTGCCCTCTCTTTCGGAGGTGCTGGCGAACCTGCGCGGCTCGCTGGGGGCTTACTCGGTAGTGTTGCTGGATGATGCCGGACACATCACTGCCCGCGCGGGCGAGTGGATGCCGGATCAGCCTGAGGAACACATTGTCCCGGCGGTGCTGGCGGCGGTGAGCGCGGTGGAGAAACTGGGCAGGCAGGTACTGGATGGTCATGCTTCCAATGCCCTTTTTGTGCAGGGGGCGCAGGTGCAGGTGGTGGCGGCGCCGGTCGGGCGCTTTACCCTGGTGGTGTACCTGCGCAACGGCGCGGGAACCCTGCGCCTGGCGCTGGCGGTAGAGGAAATCCTTGCCGCGCAGACGCAGATTGCCGAAACGCTGGAGCGCATGGGCATCCTCATCAAGCCGGTGACCAGTACGCTGACTCCGCCGGTGGAGGAGGCGTCTGCGGCAGTGGGCATGAGCGGGCTGGAGTCACCTATGGAAGAGGTGCTGGCGGAAGAAACTCCGGTGGATCTGAAAGGGCTGGAAGAACTGCTTGCCAAACCCGAAGAGGTGCTCCCGCCGGTGGATGCCGATTCCTTCTGGGATGCGGTGGTGGAAGAGAAGGGCGAGATCAAGGTCAACCCCGATTCGCTTTCGTTTGAGGAAGCCCGCAAACTGGGTTTGCTCCCGCCGGAGGACGCCGAGCCGCAGGCGTGA
- a CDS encoding RCC1 domain-containing protein, producing MPQPPPPESQRPARESLPAEQRHRESEFPGSFPDFQSQSFPFSLLTLQPLSGIIQITAGGSHTCALTAASEVYCWGSNRSGEAGIGGYSDLAAPVIPVPGLSGISAIAAGKAHTCALTGAGTVYCWGYNYFGQLGDGTTTSSPTPVQVSGLSNATAIAAGEDHTCALVIDGTVRCWGMNWYGQLGDGTLGYYSLPIQVMQSLPVKTYLPAVSR from the coding sequence ATGCCTCAGCCTCCCCCACCGGAAAGCCAGCGACCCGCCAGGGAGAGCCTTCCTGCGGAGCAACGTCACCGGGAATCAGAATTTCCCGGATCTTTCCCCGACTTCCAAAGCCAGTCTTTCCCCTTCTCCCTGCTGACTCTGCAACCCCTTTCCGGCATCATCCAGATTACCGCCGGCGGGTCTCACACCTGCGCCCTTACCGCCGCCAGCGAGGTGTACTGCTGGGGCTCTAACCGTTCCGGTGAAGCAGGCATTGGGGGATACAGCGACCTCGCCGCCCCGGTCATTCCGGTTCCCGGGCTTTCGGGGATCTCCGCCATTGCGGCGGGCAAGGCTCACACCTGCGCGCTGACCGGTGCCGGAACGGTGTACTGCTGGGGATATAACTACTTCGGTCAACTGGGCGACGGTACTACGACCTCCAGTCCCACCCCCGTCCAGGTCAGCGGGCTCTCCAATGCAACCGCCATCGCCGCGGGCGAGGATCATACCTGCGCTTTGGTCATTGATGGCACGGTCAGGTGCTGGGGGATGAACTGGTACGGTCAATTGGGCGACGGTACGCTGGGCTATTACAGCCTTCCAATTCAGGTCATGCAGTCCCTGCCCGTCAAAACCTACCTGCCCGCGGTGAGCAGATAA
- a CDS encoding SDR family oxidoreductase — translation MSELHPYALFSLQERVAVITGGAGGLGSVMARVLARAGAQVIILNRTLEKAEHLAKAVRQEGGKALAMRCDVLRPEVLRTARQRIVETFGRVDILINAAGGNRPAATTAPDQSFFRLSPAAMKAVFDLNLFGTIYPCQVFGERMAEQGNGVILNITSMTALRPLTRVVAYSAAKAAVANFTAWLAVTMAREYSPAIRVNALAPGFFVTEQNRFLLVEDNGEPSPRGRDVLAHTPMGRFGEPEDLAGAVLFLVSDASRFVTGTVVTVDGGFSAFAGV, via the coding sequence ATGAGCGAACTGCATCCGTATGCCCTGTTTTCTCTGCAGGAGCGCGTGGCGGTGATTACCGGCGGAGCGGGCGGCTTGGGAAGTGTGATGGCACGGGTGCTGGCGCGCGCCGGCGCGCAGGTGATCATCCTCAACCGCACGCTGGAAAAAGCCGAACACCTTGCCAAAGCCGTGCGCCAGGAAGGCGGCAAAGCCCTGGCTATGCGCTGTGACGTCCTGCGCCCAGAAGTCCTGCGGACAGCCCGCCAGCGCATCGTGGAGACCTTTGGGCGGGTGGATATCCTCATCAACGCCGCCGGGGGCAACCGCCCTGCCGCCACCACCGCGCCCGATCAGTCCTTTTTTCGCCTGTCTCCGGCGGCAATGAAAGCCGTCTTTGACCTCAACCTGTTCGGCACCATTTACCCCTGCCAGGTGTTCGGCGAGCGCATGGCGGAACAGGGCAACGGCGTCATCCTCAACATTACATCCATGACTGCCCTGCGCCCGCTGACCCGCGTGGTGGCGTACTCTGCCGCCAAAGCCGCGGTTGCCAACTTCACCGCCTGGCTGGCAGTGACCATGGCGCGGGAGTACTCGCCCGCCATCCGTGTCAATGCGCTGGCGCCGGGATTTTTCGTGACCGAACAAAATCGCTTCCTGCTCGTGGAAGACAACGGCGAGCCCTCTCCGCGCGGCAGGGACGTGCTGGCGCACACCCCCATGGGGCGCTTTGGCGAACCCGAAGACCTTGCCGGGGCGGTGCTGTTCCTCGTCTCGGATGCTTCGCGCTTCGTCACCGGCACGGTGGTAACGGTCGATGGCGGTTTCAGCGCCTTCGCCGGGGTGTAA
- the gndA gene encoding NADP-dependent phosphogluconate dehydrogenase — protein MTLANIGVIGLGVMGRNLVLNMERNGFTVAVFNKTTAKMHEFIQGDAAGKRIVGYETLADLVKGLERPRRILLMVTAGAAVDAVIAELKPLLEPGDILIDGGNSYFLDTERRSRELEASGLWFVGMGVSGGEEGALWGPSIMPGGSPEAWQALAPILQAIAARAEDGAPCVTHIGPGGAGHYVKMVHNGIEYADMQLIAEIYDLLSRGAGMSADQLADVFAEWNEGELKSYLIEITSHVLRRKDDLTGKPLVDVILDEAQQKGTGKWTGQNALDLGAPVPTIQAAVESRSLSAMKERRVLASRVLGGPKPMYQGEVKPLVEAARQALYAAKIIAYAQGFELMSMASQEYQYNLQLAELARIWRAGCIIRAALLEEITAAYRRDPALPNLLLDPAFAQAVAERQTNWRWLMQTAIGMGIPTLALSSALAYYDAYRSERLPANLIQGLRDYFGAHTYRRLDREGVFHTRWNE, from the coding sequence ATGACTCTGGCAAATATTGGTGTGATTGGTTTGGGAGTGATGGGACGCAACCTCGTGCTGAACATGGAGCGCAACGGCTTCACGGTGGCGGTCTTCAACAAGACCACCGCCAAAATGCACGAGTTCATTCAGGGCGATGCCGCCGGCAAGCGCATCGTGGGCTACGAAACCCTTGCCGACCTGGTGAAAGGGTTGGAGCGCCCGCGGCGCATTTTGCTCATGGTCACCGCAGGTGCGGCAGTGGACGCGGTGATTGCCGAACTCAAACCCCTGCTCGAACCCGGCGATATCCTCATTGACGGCGGCAATTCCTACTTCCTGGATACCGAACGCCGAAGCCGCGAACTGGAAGCCAGCGGGCTGTGGTTCGTGGGCATGGGCGTCTCCGGCGGCGAGGAAGGCGCGCTGTGGGGACCCTCGATTATGCCCGGCGGCTCGCCGGAAGCCTGGCAAGCCCTGGCGCCCATCCTGCAAGCCATTGCCGCCCGCGCCGAAGACGGCGCGCCCTGCGTTACCCACATCGGTCCCGGCGGAGCGGGGCATTACGTCAAGATGGTGCATAACGGCATCGAATACGCCGACATGCAGTTGATTGCCGAAATCTACGACCTGCTCTCGCGCGGGGCAGGCATGAGCGCCGACCAACTGGCAGATGTGTTTGCCGAGTGGAACGAGGGTGAACTCAAGTCCTACCTGATTGAAATTACCTCTCACGTCCTGCGCCGCAAGGACGACCTGACCGGCAAGCCGCTGGTGGACGTCATCCTCGACGAAGCCCAGCAAAAAGGCACGGGCAAATGGACGGGGCAGAACGCGCTGGACCTGGGCGCGCCGGTGCCCACCATTCAGGCGGCGGTGGAGAGCCGCTCGCTCTCGGCGATGAAGGAACGCCGTGTGCTTGCCAGCCGCGTGCTGGGCGGTCCCAAGCCCATGTATCAGGGCGAGGTCAAACCGCTGGTGGAAGCCGCGCGCCAGGCGCTCTACGCCGCCAAGATTATCGCCTACGCGCAGGGCTTTGAACTGATGAGCATGGCATCGCAGGAATACCAGTACAATCTGCAACTGGCGGAACTGGCGCGCATCTGGCGGGCGGGGTGCATCATCCGCGCCGCCCTGCTGGAAGAAATCACCGCGGCTTACCGCCGAGACCCCGCCCTGCCCAACCTTCTGCTCGACCCGGCTTTCGCGCAAGCCGTTGCCGAGCGGCAAACCAACTGGCGCTGGCTGATGCAGACCGCCATCGGCATGGGCATCCCTACCCTGGCGCTTTCCAGCGCGCTGGCGTACTACGATGCTTACCGCAGTGAGCGCCTGCCCGCCAATCTGATTCAGGGACTGCGCGATTACTTTGGCGCACACACCTACCGGCGTCTCGACCGCGAGGGCGTCTTCCATACCCGCTGGAACGAGTAA
- the era gene encoding GTPase Era, which produces MSEQIPAEFKSGFVAVVGRPNVGKSTLMNRFLGQKIAAVSPRPQTTRRRQLGILTLPQAQMVFVDTPGIHKPVHKLGEYMNQVALDALRDADVVLWLVDASVKPTDEDRLCAQRILEALGQNPANVLLALNKMDQVPEDQRAGRLKGYQDLLSSAWVVWISATSGAGTQDLLDEILRRLPEGPPYYEEEQITDLYEREIAADLIREAALIHLKDEVPHAIAVRIDEYKERSEDTAYIAATLLLERESHKPIVIGKGGEMLKRIGTTARLEIESMSGRKVFLDLRVKVMENWRDNPALLRSLGYVVRKD; this is translated from the coding sequence ATGAGCGAACAAATTCCTGCTGAATTTAAATCCGGTTTTGTGGCGGTGGTAGGACGTCCCAACGTGGGCAAATCCACGCTGATGAACCGTTTCCTGGGGCAGAAGATTGCCGCCGTCTCCCCCCGCCCGCAGACTACCCGCCGCCGGCAGTTGGGCATCCTCACCCTGCCGCAGGCGCAGATGGTCTTTGTGGACACCCCCGGCATCCACAAGCCCGTCCACAAACTGGGCGAGTACATGAATCAGGTGGCGCTGGATGCCCTGCGCGATGCCGATGTGGTGTTGTGGCTGGTGGATGCCAGCGTCAAGCCCACCGACGAAGACCGTTTGTGCGCTCAGCGCATCCTTGAAGCCCTGGGGCAGAATCCTGCCAACGTCCTGCTGGCGCTGAACAAGATGGATCAGGTGCCGGAAGATCAGCGCGCGGGACGGCTGAAGGGGTATCAGGACCTGCTGTCTTCCGCCTGGGTGGTGTGGATTTCGGCAACCAGCGGCGCCGGCACGCAGGACCTGCTGGATGAGATTCTGCGCCGCCTGCCGGAAGGTCCGCCGTACTACGAAGAAGAGCAAATCACCGACCTGTACGAGCGCGAGATTGCCGCTGACCTGATTCGCGAAGCCGCGCTGATTCACCTGAAGGACGAAGTGCCGCACGCCATTGCCGTGCGCATTGACGAGTACAAGGAACGCAGTGAGGACACGGCGTACATCGCCGCCACGCTTCTGCTGGAGCGCGAATCCCACAAGCCGATTGTCATCGGCAAGGGCGGCGAGATGCTCAAGCGCATCGGCACCACTGCGCGCCTGGAGATTGAGTCGATGAGCGGGCGCAAGGTGTTCCTGGACCTGCGCGTCAAGGTGATGGAGAACTGGCGCGATAACCCCGCGCTTCTGCGTTCGCTGGGCTACGTGGTGAGAAAGGACTGA
- a CDS encoding lysoplasmalogenase: MNTWLLVLTFAACVLEWVAVLQKSRWHDFTKPLPMILLILWYSLSGGWTGQGVWFGLGLAASLLGDLLLLRERTFLPGMGAFFLAHVFYITGLWHGAPPQMGLAVLFLAVVAVALGWLAWQARGEAWRRLKQAGMALPVTAYALILSAMTFSALLTLARPDWNPQGALLLALGAVLFFLSDAILAWDRFLRPLRAPEVLMIPYLLGQVGIAVGAWLTFA; the protein is encoded by the coding sequence ATGAACACCTGGCTTTTGGTGCTGACCTTTGCCGCCTGCGTGCTGGAGTGGGTGGCCGTTCTGCAGAAAAGCCGCTGGCACGACTTCACCAAACCCCTGCCGATGATTCTGCTCATCCTCTGGTACAGCCTGAGCGGGGGCTGGACGGGGCAGGGGGTGTGGTTCGGGCTGGGACTGGCGGCTTCTCTGCTGGGGGATCTTTTGCTGTTGCGCGAGCGCACCTTCCTGCCGGGCATGGGGGCGTTTTTCCTGGCGCATGTCTTTTACATCACCGGTTTGTGGCACGGCGCGCCGCCTCAGATGGGGCTGGCGGTGCTGTTCCTGGCGGTGGTGGCGGTTGCCCTTGGCTGGCTGGCGTGGCAGGCGCGCGGAGAAGCCTGGCGCCGACTCAAGCAGGCGGGCATGGCACTGCCGGTGACGGCGTACGCGCTCATCCTCTCGGCGATGACCTTCTCGGCATTGCTGACGCTGGCGCGCCCGGACTGGAATCCGCAGGGGGCGCTTCTGCTGGCGCTGGGGGCGGTGCTGTTCTTCCTCTCGGACGCCATCCTGGCGTGGGACCGCTTCCTGCGTCCCCTGCGCGCGCCGGAGGTGCTGATGATTCCCTACCTGCTGGGGCAGGTGGGCATTGCCGTGGGGGCGTGGCTCACCTTTGCGTGA